One stretch of Cervus canadensis isolate Bull #8, Minnesota chromosome 5, ASM1932006v1, whole genome shotgun sequence DNA includes these proteins:
- the C5H2orf49 gene encoding ashwin produces MAGDVGGRSCTDSELLLHPELLSQEFLLLTLEQKNITVENDMRVNKDSLTDLYVQHAIPLPQRDLPRNRWGKMMEKKREQHEIKNETKRSSPADGLRKRPLIVFDGSSTSTSIKVKKTENGDNDRLRPPPQASATSNAFRKLSNSSSSVSPLVLSSNLPVNNKVEHSNNDTKQDHDFRHRKGPPGPVKSPPPSPVGATPVKLKRAAPKEEAEATINLKPPEAKRKIQHVTWP; encoded by the exons ATGGCGGGGGATGTGGGCGGTCGCAGCTGCACGGATTCGGAGCTGCTGCTGCACCCGGAGTTGCTGTCCCAGGAGTTCCTTCTCCTCACCCTGGAGCAG AAGAACATAACTGTTGAAAATGACATGAGAGTAAACAAAGACAGTCTCACTGACCTTTATGTTCAGCATGCAATACCACTGCCTCAGAGAGATTTGCCaaggaatagatggggaaaaatgatggaaaagaagagagaacaacACGAGataaaaaatgagacaaaaag GAGTAGCCCTGCAGATGGGTTGCGGAAAAGACCTCTCATTGTGTTTGATGGAAGTTCAACAAGTACAAGCATAAAAGTGAAGAAGACGGAGAACGGGGATAATGACCGGCTCAGGCCCCCGCCCCAGGCGAGCGCTACCAGTAATGCCTTTAGAAAATTGTCAAATTCCTCTTCAAGTGTCTCACCCCTAGTTTTGTCTTCCAACTTGCCTGTGAACAATAAAGTGGAGCACAGTAATAATGACACTAAACAGGACCATGACTTCAGGCACAGGAAGGGTCCTCCGGGCCCTGTGAAGTCGCCGCCGCCGTCGCCGGTGGGAGCCACTCCCGTGAAGTTAAAGCGAGCTGCCCCCAAGGAGGAGGCCGAGGCCACG